In Bos indicus x Bos taurus breed Angus x Brahman F1 hybrid chromosome 23, Bos_hybrid_MaternalHap_v2.0, whole genome shotgun sequence, a single genomic region encodes these proteins:
- the PRL gene encoding prolactin isoform X1: MDSKGSSQKAGSRLLLLLVVSNLLLCQGVVSTPVCPNGPGNCQVSLRDLFDRAVMVSHYIHDLSSEMFNEFDKRYAQGKGFITMALNSCHTSSLPTPEDKEQAQQTHHEVLMSLILGLLRSWNDPLYHLVTEVRGMKGAPDAILSRAIEIEEENKRLLEGMEMIFGQVIPGAKETEPYPVWSGLPSLQTKDEDARYSAFYNLLHCLRRDSSKIDTYLKLLNCRIIYNNNC; the protein is encoded by the exons ATGGACAGCAAAGGTTCGTCGCAGAAAG CAGGGTCccgcctgctcctgctgctggtgGTGTCAAATCTACTCTTGTGCCAGGGTGTGGTCTCCACCCCCGTCTGTCCCAATGGGCCTGGCAACTGCCAGGTATCCCTTCGAGACCTGTTTGACCGGGCAGTCATGGTGTCCCACTACATCCATGACCTCTCCTCGGAAATGTTCAACGAATTT GATAAACGGTATGCCCAGGGCAAAGGGTTCATTACCATGGCCCTCAACAGCTGCCATACCTCCTCCCTTCCTACCCCTGAAGATAAAGAACAAGCCCAACAGACCCAC CATGAAGTCCTTATGAGCTTGATTCTTGGGTTGCTGCGCTCCTGGAATGACCCTCTGTATCACCTAGTCACCGAGGTACGGGGTATGAAAGGAGCCCCAGATGCTATCCTATCGAGGGCCATAGAGATTGAGGAAGAAAACAAACGACTTCTGGAAGGCATGGAGATGATATTTGGCCAG GTAATTCCTGGAGCCAAAGAGACTGAGCCCTACCCTGTGTGGTCAGGACTCCCGTCCCTGCAAACTAAGGATGAAGATGCACGTTATTCTGCTTTTTATAACCTGCTCCACTGCCTGCGCAGGGATTCAAGCAAGATTGACACTTACCTTAagctcctgaattgcagaatCATCTACAACAACAACTGCTAA
- the PRL gene encoding prolactin isoform X2 has translation MDSKGSSQKGSRLLLLLVVSNLLLCQGVVSTPVCPNGPGNCQVSLRDLFDRAVMVSHYIHDLSSEMFNEFDKRYAQGKGFITMALNSCHTSSLPTPEDKEQAQQTHHEVLMSLILGLLRSWNDPLYHLVTEVRGMKGAPDAILSRAIEIEEENKRLLEGMEMIFGQVIPGAKETEPYPVWSGLPSLQTKDEDARYSAFYNLLHCLRRDSSKIDTYLKLLNCRIIYNNNC, from the exons ATGGACAGCAAAGGTTCGTCGCAGAAAG GGTCccgcctgctcctgctgctggtgGTGTCAAATCTACTCTTGTGCCAGGGTGTGGTCTCCACCCCCGTCTGTCCCAATGGGCCTGGCAACTGCCAGGTATCCCTTCGAGACCTGTTTGACCGGGCAGTCATGGTGTCCCACTACATCCATGACCTCTCCTCGGAAATGTTCAACGAATTT GATAAACGGTATGCCCAGGGCAAAGGGTTCATTACCATGGCCCTCAACAGCTGCCATACCTCCTCCCTTCCTACCCCTGAAGATAAAGAACAAGCCCAACAGACCCAC CATGAAGTCCTTATGAGCTTGATTCTTGGGTTGCTGCGCTCCTGGAATGACCCTCTGTATCACCTAGTCACCGAGGTACGGGGTATGAAAGGAGCCCCAGATGCTATCCTATCGAGGGCCATAGAGATTGAGGAAGAAAACAAACGACTTCTGGAAGGCATGGAGATGATATTTGGCCAG GTAATTCCTGGAGCCAAAGAGACTGAGCCCTACCCTGTGTGGTCAGGACTCCCGTCCCTGCAAACTAAGGATGAAGATGCACGTTATTCTGCTTTTTATAACCTGCTCCACTGCCTGCGCAGGGATTCAAGCAAGATTGACACTTACCTTAagctcctgaattgcagaatCATCTACAACAACAACTGCTAA